A genomic stretch from Pectinophora gossypiella chromosome 13, ilPecGoss1.1, whole genome shotgun sequence includes:
- the LOC126371767 gene encoding uncharacterized protein LOC126371767: MWEQSVWNYVQNETFAVVEWAKCGESSLSVVPTLLWAVGAAAVTHRLLSALFRRFLFRRVPLWELVLQHLLFLWMVIYSLHFWVLMVRIIKVLVDYCYEDLQDKTLYVEDFESRKVMQQWVIWMCGVAPLAFYIHTRPRPEHPPLMIWITTSPWQRREMGPYGYYLNRPLSSLQSTTNASSRQQVMAARRAFSDSKIIIKEPAKKKRHSKSV; the protein is encoded by the exons GTGGTAGAGTGGGCGAAATGTGGGGAGAGCTCGTTATCGGTGGTGCCCACGCTGCTGTGGGCGGTGGGCGCGGCGGCGGTGACGCACAGGCTGCTCTCCGCGCTCTTCCGCCGGTTCCTCTTCAGGAGGGTACCACTTTGGGAGCTCGTGCTGCAG CACCTGTTGTTTCTGTGGATGGTCATATACAGCCTTCACTTCTGGGTGCTGATGGTCCGCATCATTAAGGTCCTTGTGGACTATTGCTATGAGGAC TTACAGGACAAGACATTATACGTGGAAGACTTTGAGAGTCGCAAGGTGATGCAGCAGTGGGTGATCTGGATGTGCGGCGTGGCGCCCCTGGCCTTCTACATCCacacgcggccgcggccggagCACCCGCCCTTGATGATATG GATAACAACTAGTCCTTGGCAACGGCGGGAGATGGGTCCGTACGGGTACTACCTGAACCGGCCACTGTCGTCGCTACAGTCCACCACCAACGCCAGCAGCCGCCAGCAAGTCATGGCTGCTCGCCGCGCCTTCTCTGACTCCAAGATCATCATCAAGGAACCCGCTAAGAAGAAACGACACTCCAAGTCCGTCTGA
- the LOC126371718 gene encoding probable ATP-dependent RNA helicase DDX56, with protein MSEEKKVMFHEMELDDRILKAISQLAWPEPTLIQETAIPLLLEGKDVLMRARTGSGKTAAFSIPVIQKILNLKNTSTHQCIRALVLSPSKELCGQIASVIGDLTIKCAREVRCIDISSNSDTATQKCLLADKPDIIVSTPSRALAHLKAGNMKLKEDLAMLVVDEADLIFSFGYEDEIKELLGFLPKIYQAVLASATLSDDVLSLKKIVLRNPVTLKLEEPELAPSSQLQHYHLFAEEDDKAAILYALLKLNLIRGKSIIFVRTVDRCYKLKLYLEQFKIGSCVLNSELPAAVRCLSVDQFNRGRYQIIVASDEKALEKPDGGLIADDEQIGKKRKRKQTSKRKKDKESGVSRGIDFQHVSNVINFDFPLDVTSYVHRAGRTARGNNQGTVLSFASIREKPLLDAVEEHLSKSFKTQNVLQKYEFALEEVEGFRYRSRDAWRAVTRIAVREARLKEIKQELLNCKKLQGYFEENPNDLAALRRDKALHTVKVQQHLCHVPEYLLPAALRKEEEESTEDAQEAPAPKKKNKGNFGSAKRHKYQARAADPLKSFDLKNLKKTAATDT; from the exons ATGAGTGAAGAAAAGAAGGTTATGTTCCACGAGATGGAATTGGATGATCGCATTTTAAAG GCCATATCGCAGTTGGCTTGGCCCGAGCCCACATTGATACAAGAAACTGCGATTCCCTTGCTTTTGGAAGGCAAGGATGTGCTGATGAGGGCTCGGACTGGGTCGGGCAAGACAGCCGCATTCAGCATACCAGTTATACAGAAGATATTGAACCTGAAAAACACAAGTACGCATCAGTGTATACGAGCTCTTGTGTTGTCGCCAAGTAAAGAGCTTTGTGGTCAA ATAGCATCAGTAATAGGAGACTTAACAATAAAATGCGCCAGAGAAGTCCGCTGTATAGACATATCGTCTAATAGCGACACAGCAACACAGAAATGTCTGCTAGCGGACAAACCTGACATCATTGTGTCCACCCCATCAAGAGCATTAGCACATTTGAAGGCTGGGAACATGAAGCTGAAGGAAGACCTGGCGATGCTGGTGGTGGATGAAGCAGATTTGATATTTTCATTTGGATATGAAGATGAAATTAAAGAGTTACTTGG GTTCCTTCCAAAAATCTACCAAGCAGTGCTTGCATCGGCCACACTATCAGACGATGTGCTCAGCCTCAAGAAGATAGTGCTCCGGAACCCAGTGACCCTCAAACTGGAGGAACCGGAACTGGCCCCGTCATCGCAACTGCAGCATTACCATTTATTTGCCGAAGAGGATGATAAAGCGGCCATTTTGTATGCCTTGCTGAAACTAAACCTTATCAGAGGAAAGAGTATCATCTTCGTCAGGACTGTTGATAggtgttataa ACTAAAACTCTACCTGGAACAGTTCAAGATTGGTTCATGCGTTCTGAACTCTGAGCTCCCAGCTGCGGTGAGGTGTCTATCAGTGGACCAGTTCAACCGAGGCCGGTACCAGATCATCGTGGCTTCAGACGAGAAGGCGTTAGAGAAGCCAGACGGAGGACTTATTGCTGACGATGAGCAGATTGGCAAGAAGAGGAAGAGAAAG CAAACATCGAAGCGTAAGAAGGACAAGGAGTCGGGCGTGTCTCGCGGCATAGACTTCCAGCACGTGTCCAATGTGATTAACTTCGACTTTCCGCTGGACGTCACCTCGTATGTGCATAGAGCTGGCCGCACTGCGCGCGGGAACAACCAG GGAACAGTGTTATCGTTCGCGTCAATACGAGAGAAACCGCTATTGGACGCGGTGGAGGAACACTTATCAAAGAGCTTCAAGACGCAGAACGTTTTACA GAAGTACGAGTTCGCGTTAGAAGAAGTGGAAGGCTTCAGGTACCGGTCCCGGGACGCATGGCGGGCTGTCACCCGGATAGCTGTCAGGGAGGCTCGGTTGAAGGAGATCAAACAGGAACTGCTCAACTGTAAGAAACTGCAG GGTTACTTCGAAGAGAATCCAAACGACCTAGCAGCATTGAGAAGGGATAAGGCGCTTCATACAGTGAAAGTCCAGCAGCATCTATGTCATGTTCCGGAGTATCTTCTGCCAGCGGCGCTGAGGAAGGAAGAGGAAGAAAGCACAGAGGACGCCCAAGAAGCACCAGCTcccaagaagaagaataagggCAACTTTGGTAGCGCCAAGAGGCATAAGTATCAG GCACGAGCAGCCGACCCCCTGAAGAGCTTCGACTTGAAGAACCTGAAGAAAACAGCAGCAACCGACACGTAG